The Inediibacterium massiliense genome has a segment encoding these proteins:
- a CDS encoding cobaltochelatase subunit CobN produces the protein MYSFKIIHKRLIAIVIFFSIIIIQAINIPNVNGQSLDKIKVVLLLGSDSHIPLAVEAYKEIQDKYPLEIKIFSSNCLNDLKIVEELQSDIKKSNVLLLEKIGQDEINSIGTIISKTPKSCYIYGTRSDDFSKQYSNIDYSKDNEIKVYFENDSVENMRSLLLYLGILAGMQVDEDIEVKIKPNKFFYHPDAMKLCFDIDKLSNSVNEALDKASGEVNLGLITNTVHHAVYETVYNNVYNDNVIPLAQEIIKINVVSSELDEKDWENVFYSIIESQDLVNSVTDAVYKSIENKNGPKMSIVIDAAYHAFYETKDKDIKGQDLFNIINDILKSFNQSNDFNDCNDLCEQIKEIIKTKHISLGAFRNLKDYKIWYKVSNHYKKDAPWIGITAYDSVVKNNDMEMYISLLNELENNNANVIFIITDGNVKGLQKDLFMENGKSVVDIYIPTLGFNHICNKRGFNMFMKSITRKYNLSQNNEKVLK, from the coding sequence ATGTATAGTTTTAAAATAATTCATAAAAGGTTGATAGCTATTGTAATTTTTTTTAGCATAATAATCATTCAAGCTATAAATATCCCAAATGTAAATGGACAGAGTCTAGACAAAATAAAAGTTGTTTTATTGCTTGGGAGTGATAGTCATATTCCATTAGCAGTTGAAGCTTATAAAGAAATTCAGGATAAATATCCTTTAGAAATAAAAATATTTAGTAGTAATTGTTTAAATGATTTAAAGATTGTTGAAGAGTTACAAAGTGATATAAAAAAATCAAATGTATTATTGTTAGAAAAAATTGGACAAGATGAGATAAATTCAATAGGAACAATTATTTCAAAAACTCCTAAATCATGTTATATATACGGTACAAGAAGTGATGATTTTTCAAAACAATATTCAAATATTGATTATAGTAAAGATAACGAAATTAAAGTTTACTTTGAAAATGATAGCGTAGAAAATATGCGTTCTCTTCTACTATATTTAGGTATTCTAGCAGGAATGCAAGTAGATGAAGATATAGAAGTAAAAATAAAACCAAATAAGTTTTTTTATCATCCTGATGCAATGAAACTTTGTTTTGATATAGATAAACTAAGCAATAGCGTAAATGAGGCATTAGATAAAGCATCTGGGGAAGTAAATCTTGGATTAATAACTAATACAGTACATCATGCAGTCTATGAAACAGTCTATAATAATGTTTATAATGACAATGTGATACCTTTAGCACAAGAAATAATAAAAATAAATGTGGTTTCTTCAGAATTAGATGAAAAAGACTGGGAAAATGTATTTTATTCTATAATAGAATCACAAGATTTAGTTAATTCTGTTACAGATGCAGTTTATAAATCAATAGAAAATAAAAATGGTCCTAAAATGTCTATTGTAATAGATGCTGCCTATCATGCATTTTATGAAACAAAAGATAAAGATATTAAAGGACAAGATTTGTTTAATATTATCAATGATATTTTAAAAAGTTTTAATCAATCTAATGATTTCAATGATTGTAATGATTTATGTGAACAAATAAAAGAAATTATAAAAACAAAGCATATTTCTCTAGGAGCATTTAGAAATTTAAAAGACTATAAAATATGGTACAAAGTGAGTAATCATTATAAAAAAGATGCTCCATGGATAGGAATTACTGCATATGATAGTGTGGTTAAAAATAATGATATGGAGATGTATATATCTTTGTTAAATGAATTAGAAAATAATAATGCTAATGTTATTTTTATAATTACTGATGGAAATGTCAAGGGGCTACAAAAAGATTTGTTTATGGAAAATGGTAAGAGTGTTGTTGATATATATATTCCAACATTGGGATTTAACCATATTTGTAATAAACGAGGTTTTAATATGTTTATGAAAAGTATAACAAGGAAATATAATCTTTCACAAAATAATGAAAAGGTATTAAAATAA
- a CDS encoding copper amine oxidase N-terminal domain-containing protein, translated as MKKIIFVTTFIFMLLFSSIALANESNELIVEINDQEIAFNSEPFIENGIAFVEFRPLFEKAKYQVSWDDFSKSIQATKGNRQIILMTNNKISSINGKTISLRVAPRIVDNHLFFPIRDVCESNGAKVKFIDENGIKKITVHCASCSE; from the coding sequence ATGAAAAAAATAATATTTGTAACAACATTTATCTTTATGTTGTTATTTTCATCCATAGCATTAGCAAATGAGTCTAATGAATTAATTGTTGAAATCAATGACCAAGAAATTGCATTTAATAGTGAACCTTTTATTGAAAATGGGATTGCTTTTGTTGAATTTAGGCCTCTTTTTGAAAAAGCAAAGTATCAAGTTAGTTGGGATGATTTTTCAAAATCTATTCAAGCTACTAAAGGAAATAGACAAATTATATTAATGACTAATAATAAAATATCAAGTATTAATGGTAAAACAATTTCATTAAGGGTAGCACCTAGAATTGTGGATAATCATTTGTTTTTTCCTATAAGAGATGTTTGTGAAAGTAATGGTGCAAAAGTTAAATTCATAGATGAGAATGGAATTAAAAAGATAACAGTACATTGTGCTAGCTGTTCTGAATAA